CCCACTTGCCTTGCAGGAACCCCCACTACAAGTGCATAAGGAGGTACATCTTTTGTAACCACAGCTCCAGCTCCCACAAATGCATATTCTCCAATAGTTACTCCACAAATAATAGTTGCATTTGCTCCTATTGTAGCACCTTTTTTTACAATTGTCTTTTTAAATTCACTTTTTCTTTCTATAAATGCTCTTGGATTTATAACATTTGTAAAGACACAGGATGGTCCACAAAATACGTCATCTTCTAATTCTACTCCTTCATATATACTGACATTATTCTGAATTTTTACATTATTACCTATTTTTACCCTTGGTCCTATCATTACATTTTGTCCTATTACACAATTTTTCCCTATGGTGGTATAAGGTAGTATATGGCAAAAATGCCAAATCTTGGTTCCTTCTCCTATCTCTACTGGTTCATCTACATATGAGCTTTCATGCACAAAATATTTTTTCTCATCAGACATATTTTTCCTCCTTAATTTACCACTTTTATTGAATTTTGGCACTTTTCAAGCACTTCTAAAACCCTTAATCCCTCGTAACCATCGGTTTCTGGTTTTTTTCTCTCTTTTATACATTCCCAAAAATGCCTCAACTCCTCCTTTAGAGGCTCTTTTTCCTCTATTTTAATTACTTCCAAATCTCCTTTTTTAGCAATAGGAATATTATTTATCCACTCAACCTTATGAGAATAGTAGAAGAGTTTCTCCTTCGAAACATCATCAAAGACTATCATTCCCTTTTCACCAATTACAACTAATCTTTGCTCCTTAAAAGGATGCCACCAACTTACAAAAATATGTGCTTTTATACCATTCTCAAACTCTAAAGAAGCAAGAGCTATATCATCTATGCCTTTTGATATATGGGATGTACCATTATAGATGAAATTTATCACATTACTTTGAGCCAACATGAGTATTAAAGAGATATCATGAGGAGCAAGACTCCACCATACATTTTCATCAGTCCTTAACTTTCCAATATTCACTCTATTGGAATATATATAAAGAATTTTTCCTATTAATCCTTTTAAAATTAATTCCTTCATCCTTTTTACAGCAGGATGATAATGCAAAATATGACCTACCATCAAAATCAAACCATTTTTATCTGCTAAATTTACAAGTTCTTCTCCCTCTTTTAAAGAAGTAGTCATAGGCTTTTCCACTAAAACATCTTTACCAGCTAAAAG
This genomic stretch from Dictyoglomus sp. harbors:
- a CDS encoding Gfo/Idh/MocA family oxidoreductase — translated: MEREIGIVGLGYWGKNILRNLYELKVVRTACDFNEEIIKERKKTFPDINYTTYYEDLLEDPNIKGIVVATPSITHYALSKKALLAGKDVLVEKPMTTSLKEGEELVNLADKNGLILMVGHILHYHPAVKRMKELILKGLIGKILYIYSNRVNIGKLRTDENVWWSLAPHDISLILMLAQSNVINFIYNGTSHISKGIDDIALASLEFENGIKAHIFVSWWHPFKEQRLVVIGEKGMIVFDDVSKEKLFYYSHKVEWINNIPIAKKGDLEVIKIEEKEPLKEELRHFWECIKERKKPETDGYEGLRVLEVLEKCQNSIKVVN
- a CDS encoding N-acetyltransferase — its product is MSDEKKYFVHESSYVDEPVEIGEGTKIWHFCHILPYTTIGKNCVIGQNVMIGPRVKIGNNVKIQNNVSIYEGVELEDDVFCGPSCVFTNVINPRAFIERKSEFKKTIVKKGATIGANATIICGVTIGEYAFVGAGAVVTKDVPPYALVVGVPARQVG